Below is a genomic region from bacterium.
GCGGTCGAGGTCGCGACCTGCCCTTTCGTCCCGACGATGAAGTAATCAAATGACACGTCGCTTTGCTGGGCTTTCTCGAGGCGTATGCGGAACGAGCCGTTCTTCTTGTCCGCGAGATACCATCCGCCGTTTACGGCTCCGGTAAAGGTCACGAATATTTTGTCCGACGGCGCGGCATACACGTTTTCGATTTCGACGGCCGTATTGCCCGCGAGGATCATGCCGGATCCCGCGGAGGAATTCCCCGCCGAATCCGCGGCCGCGACGAACCGGTCGGCAACGAGGGTGCCGAACTGCGCGATTCCCTCCCGGACGAACGCGCCGAAACCTTCGAGCGCCGACGCGAGCGTCGACGAGGCGAAAGTACCCGGAGCCGCATCCATGCCGATCGAGCCGTCCTCGAGCCGTGCGATGCGGTCTTCGAGCGAATCCATGCGTGCGCCGATAGCCAGAAGCTCGGCGGAAATCGACTGCAGGCTTCCGAGGCTGTAGGTGGCGAGCTTGTACAGGTCGATGCCCGACGCGTCTTCCGTAAGCACCACTGACGGCAGGCTGGTGCTCGCGAAACCAAGGTTTGCCGCGACGGACGCGAAGGATCCGGCCGGAAGCGCGAAGCCGTCGGCATATACCGTGCCCGAGATTCCGATATCGCCCGAGACAGAAAGCGCCCGGTTTGTCGCTCCGGTCCTGATGCCGATGTTCCCCGCCGCGTCGACGGCGAGCGCCGGGACGGTCGAGCTTGCGGCAGCGTTTCTGATAAAGCCGGTGCGTGCGTTGAGCGCGTTCACCGCGGAAATAAGCGGCGAGACAAGTCCCGCGTAATTCACGGTGTAGTAGGTGCCGGTCACGCCGTTCAATTGCGTCTCAACGGTCCCGGTGAGCTGCGGGAACGCCTTCGCCACGTCCTGCGCGATGATGCCCACCTGCTGACCCTGGCTGAGCAACGGATCGCGCCAGTTATACGTTACGCCGCTTATGAGCGAGAGCTTCGAGAGCGCCTCTTCGCCCGTGATCGCCTCGATATTCTTCTTGAGGCGGGAGTCCGACGTACACGCCCCCGAACCGTTGATGACGCACGTACCGCCAGGACCGCTGAATGTCGCGTTCCCGGCGTTGTCGACCTTGAAGAGCGTGGTCGTCGCGCTCGCGGTCGAAGAGCCGATGGCGAAGAGATTGTTGCCCGGATAGAGAGCGCCGTTGTTCGCATGCACCGCAAGGAGCGCGCCGGGCGTCGACGAGGCGATGCCGACTTTCCCGGCAAAGTAGTTCGTGTAGGCGTCGGCCTGATAAATGGCGTAATTTCCGGAAGGAGCCGTGGCCGTGCCGAGCAGGAGTTCCGTGTTGTTCGTGCCGTTCGCAAGGCTCTCGACGTTGACGCCGATCGAGTTGGTGAGCGTGCCTGCGCCTATCGACGTATTTCGCTGCCAGAAGCCGCGGAAGTTCGTTATGAGGTTCCCGGTGTCTACCGAAGGGGCTTCGGAATGATAGTTGGAAGCATTGGTGGAAGTGGCGAGCGTGCCACTAACGGCGTTCTGGATCGTAAGACCGCTCATCTGATTCACTCCATAGCCGACGGAGGTATTTGAAACGGTGATCCGGTTTCGGAGACCGCCGCCTTGCGCTCCGCCGGATACGTTATTGGCCAAGCCCGACCATACTACTTGCGTGTTAAGTCCTTGTATAGTTGCTGTCGCAGGTGTACTCGAGGCGTTCACCACCACAAAGAGACCGCGCATATTGATGTTTGCGCTCGTTGTTCCGACGAAGAGTGTGTCATTTGTGCCGGGCGCCGTGCCTTTCACGTTCGAAGTGCCGATGACCGAGTATGTGACAGCGCCACCATTGTCCGCATAGAGATTGCCGTGTACCTCGAGAGAGTTCGCGGGAGACGTGGTGCCGATGCCGACATTGCCGTTCGCGAGTACCGTCATGAACGTACTTGTCGCCGTGCCGGCCGTCGTGGAAGCGATGGTAAACAGCGGGGTATTGGCCGGAGTGGAGACGGAGTTCGAGATGGAGAGGAGCGAATAGGGCGAAGTGGTACCGATGCCGACATTGCCCTGTACCAGGAGTCCGTTCGTCGGCGGCGCGATGCCGTAGCCGATATCGATGCCCGTGCCGCCAAGCATATGCAGGTTCCCGAGCGCGGATACTTGAAGCGCGGTCGTGGACGCAGTGGCCGTGGTGCTGCTTGCGATAACGAACAGCGGGATCGTACCGCCGCTTGCGCCGTTAACCGAAAGCCGCGCGAACGGACTCGTGCTGCCGATGGCGAAGTTGTTCGTCGCCACGTCGGCACGGGCTATCTCAACGTTGCTTTTGCCGTAAAGCTGGATGCTGTTTCCGTTCGAAGCATCAACCAAAAGTCGCAAAACACCACTCGAGGAGGAATTGGAGATGCCGAAGACGCTGTTGCTCGATCCGACCCATCGCGCATATGCCGTGCCGGAAGTGCCGTCGGTGCGTATAAAGTCTATGCCGTTGCTGTTGTTCCCCTGCTTCCCGACCTGGATGCTCCCGGCAACGCTTAAAATCGGCGAGCCCACTTGCGTGGTATAGGGAGCAGTCGTCGTACCGATCATCGTAAAGCCGCCTCCCGTTGCAAGATAGGTATTGCCCGTCGAAGTAAATTGCGTTGAAGATGCGTTAGCGCTGAATTGTTGTAGTCCGGTCCATGTATTGGGGTTCGCGACATTGAGCGAGGCGATGACCGCGCCGGTCGTCGGGGTGATAGTGAGCGTGCCGTCGACGTTCGAAACGGAAGTGACGCCGGTCGAGGAGGTCAGATAGTCGGTGCCGGGCACCGCGTTTACGATATATCCGCCCGTTGACGCCTTCAGAATGCCCGAGTTGCCGGTGATGGCGAGATTGGGTATCGAGATCGGGCCCGCGAAGGTCGAAGTCGCCGACGTCGTGGCGATAAAGAACCCGGCGGTCGCGGAGTTACCAAGAAGCGACGCGCCTTCGATCGAAAGGCGCGCGCCGGGCGTACTCGTCCCCACCCCCACATTCCCGTTCAATATCGTCCTGGCAATGCCCGTGTTTCCGAGCGTGGCGGAGTTCGAGCCGTTGCCGACGGCGTTGTACCCGATGACGATCTCGTTCGCGCCGCCGGCGGCAAGCGGGAACGCGCCGTAGCCGAGGTAGGTGGAGTCGCTTGCGGTCTGGTTGGGGGTCGTCCCGTCGGCGATAAATCGGCCGGCTCCCATGCCGATGGCGGTGTTGTGGAATCCGCTGACGTTGGTCTGGAGCGCCGCGAGCCCGACGGCGGTGTTGTAGTAGCCGGTGGTGGTGAGGGCGAGCGCGCCCGCGCCGATCGCGGTGTTGTCGAGGCCGCTCGTGTTTGAGAACAGCGCGGAGTATCCGACCGCGGTGTTCGAGTCGCCTCCGGAATTGGCGGCAAGGGCGTTGGTGCCGATTCCCACGTTCCTGATCGCGGCAAAGAGGTGCCCCGGCAGGATGTTAGCCGGCGCCGCGGCGAGCGCACCCTGGCCGATGGCGATGTTGTCCGTAATGGTCGAGGTGGCGGACATCCACGCGGCGGCGGAAGACGCGCCAAGCGCGAGCGAGCTGTTCGTCGTGCTCGCGTAGAGGACGGTGTTCCCCGCCTGCTTGTATCCCGAATACTGGTCGGTGTTGACGAAGCCGGCGACGTCGAGCGGATAGGAGGGCGAGGCGTTCCCGATCCCGAGCCGCTTGTTCGTCTCATCCCAGAAGAAGTTCCGGGGGGCGGCGGACTGGGTGAGCTTCGTGCCGTCGGAGAAGACAACGCCGCCGTTGTAGAAGGTGGTGGTGCCGGTGCCGCCGTTTGGCACCGTGAGCATGCTGGCGAGGTTGAGGGTGTTTGCGGTGAGGGTGGTGCCGTCGAAGGTGAGGTTCGCGGAGTCGGTGAGGAGGCCCGCGGTGGTGGTATAGGGGACGCGGTTGGTCGTGAGATAGGTGTTGTACAGGCCGGAGGCGACGGAAAGCTGGGTGGTGGAGGCGTTGGGGAAAACGGAGGCGGTGGTGGTGGTCGAAGTAAAATAGGCGGCGACGGCCTGGCCGGCGACGGAGAGTTTCGCATAGGGGGAGGTGGTGCCGATGCCGACGTTCCCGGCGTTCGTCACGTTAAGGAACATGGTCGAGGTGGTACCGAACCGGTTGGTCGAGGACGCGACCGCGAGGATAAAGGGCGTTATGGATCCGAACGGATTCTGGACCGCGAGATTCGCGAAGGGGGTGGTGGTGCCGATGCCGACATTGCCTTCGGTGTAGTAGATGCTTTTGGTGGAGGTGGCGGAGTGCTGGAAGAAGGTCATCGCGCCGCCCGTGACGACGTTGGTCGCGGCGATGCGGCCCATGATCTGGTTGCCGTTCTGGTTGTAGTGGCCGAGGTCGTCCTCGATGTAGTTGAGGGAGGGATAATCGAGGTCGCTCGCGAAGACGATCCGCGTGTTGAAGTCGTTCGCGGCGACGTCTTCCTGCGCCGCGCGGACCTGCGACTGGCCGAGGTCGGACATGGTGAGGAGCGTGCCCGACCGGAAGATGTAGAACGGCATGTTCGCGCCGAAGCGGGCGCGATAGTTGGCGATCATGGTCTTGAGCGCGGCTTCGTAGCTTGCCTGGGAGACGCCCGGGGTGTTGTCGTTGATCGCCACGCCGTCCGTTCCTCCCTGGCCCCACAAGACGCCCTTGAACACCGGTGTATAGCCGGCCTGCCGGAAGGCGCCAAGCGCCGCGGTGGTGGTGCCGACGGACCCGCTGAAGAACTCTCCGGTCGTGTCCCAGGTGCCTTTGCAGTTGCCGTAGCAGGCTGCGGCGACCTGGGACGTCGAGCCGCGCGCGCCGTTGACGAACGCGACCCGGCGGCCGGTGGCGCGATAGTAGGTGAGGGCGAAGGATGCCCAGGCGCCGTCGTCGTTTGAGGTCCCGGCAAGGGAATCTTCGTTGAGAATCTGTCCGTGCCAGTACTGCATGACCTGGCCCAGGGGCGCGACGGGGGCGGTCTCGGCGTCCCCGGGGCCGAGCATGTTCGACTGCCCCGCGACGAGGAACACATCGACCTGGTTCCCGAGGCCGAGGTTGAACCAGCCGTCCGTGATGGGATTGCCGGCTGCGGTCGTGGTGCCGATGCCGGCTTTCGCATAGAGGTATGTGCCGTCGAAGGCGAAGGTGCCGGGGCTTGCGGGGGTGGTGGTGGGGGTGGAACCAAGAGCAAGGAAACCGCCCACGGACAGCGTTGCGGATGGCGTGGTGCTGCCGATACCGAGCCTGCCATTAGCGTTATCCCAGAAGAGCGCCGACGAGGATGTATTGGGCGCTTGCGTCAATTTCGTACCGTCGCTGAAGACGACACCCCCGTTATAAAAGGTGGTAGTGCCGGTGCCGCCAAAAGCTGCCGAAAGGGTCGAGGTCGCGGACACAAGACCATTGATAGCCTGAAGCGGACCCGTGAGCGAACCAATGGTAAGCGATGGCGTCGTGACGGTGCCGGTCGCGGAGATGGTGGTGGTGCCGGTCGCGCCGACCGCGAGCGTGTTTGCGGAGAAGTTGGTGGTGGATGCGTTTTGGATATTGAACTGGCTTGGAATGGAAAGCGTGATGTCGCCGGTTGAAGCGGAAGCGGTGATTTGATTCGGAGTGCCCGTTAGTGAAAGGACTCCGTTGTTGCTGATCGTCACGGCGCCGGTCGCGCCCGAAAGCCCGATGCCGAGATTCCCTTGCAAAAGCGACGTGACGCCGGTGTTGGTGATGGTAAGCCCGCTTCCGATGACCGACTGCCCTGCCGTGACCGAGATGCCGGTACCGTTTGAGACCGTGCCGGTCGCAACGTTCGCAAAGGTATTCGGTCCCGAGAAGTACGGTATGTTCCCAACCACTGCCGGGGTGGAAGTCGAAAGGCCGTTGAAGCTTATGGTATTGATCAAACGAACGAGCGGCCACGCAAAGGCAAGAGGCACTTCTGGCGTTGCGCCGGAAGAGGCCGCAGTGATGAGACCCTTTCCGTTCACTGTGATGCTGGCGTTTGTAAAGGAGCCGACGTTGGCATTCACCGTCGCGAGCGTCGCGGCTGCGGAGCCCGGGCCGCTTGCAGTGACGTCCCCGGTGAGCGCGGTAATGTAATTCCCTGCCGCCTGCTTTCCGTTGAACGTACTCCAGTCGGTCGATGAGAGGAGCCCGCGATTGCTTGCGGATGCGGTCGGAAGATTGAAGGTGACCGTATTGCCCGAACCCGTGATCGAGAAGTCGGTTCCGCTCGTTGACGAGGCGAGCGTGAGTGCGCCGGTGATCGCGGAACCGAACTGCGGCGTGACCGAGGTGATGCCGCTCGCGGAGGTGAGATAGTCGGTTCCCGCAACCGCAGGGACCACATAGCCTCCTGCGCCGGTCTTGAGAAGATTCCCCGAGGCGATGTTGGTGATGGCGAGGTTGAGAGTCGAGAGCGGGCCTGCGAACGTACTGGTTGCGCTGGTCGTCGCGAGAAAGAACCCGGCACTCGCGAAATTGCCAAGAAGCGATGCCCCCTCGACGGCAAGGCGCGCGCCCGGGGTCGTCGTGCCGATCCCCACATTCCCCGTATTTTTGATTACCAGCCGCTGAACCGGCGTTGCCGATCCGTCCGGGGTCGTGAAGAATGAGAGGCGTCCCGGAGCGTCGCCGCCGGTAGCCGTTGCCGCGTCCGCTTCCGCAAGTATCTGCGCGTAGAGCTGCGACGAACCCGTGCTGTCGACGCCATAGAAGGCAACGGTGCCCAGATCGTCGTTATTGCTTATCTCCGTGCCGGAACCGCGGTATTTCTGGAAGCTTTGGACCGGACCCGAACTGTTTGCCGCCTGATAATAGAGGCTCTGCATGCTGCTATTTGTCGTCGAATACAGGCGCTGCAGGTATCCGCCCGCACCGACCGTGCCGGAACTGCCGACGGTCATATCGCCGACAACCGCGAGCGTCGCGGCGGGAACGACGGTGCCGATGCCGACGCTCCCGCCAAGAGTCGCGAAATACGCGCTTGAAGTTGCCGTCAGCTGCGACGTGGAGGCGTTGCCGAAGAATTGCTGGAGCTGCGACCAGTTATTCGCGGTAGTCGTGCCAAACGCAAGCGACACATTGTTCACCAAACGGACGAGAGGATAGGAGAACGTAAGCGGGTTTTCGAAATCGGTGCCGGGAGCGGCGTTCGTTATGTATCCTCCGGCCGATGCCTTGAGAAGACCTGAGTTCCCGGTAATCGCGAGGTTCGGTATAGAAAGCGGGCCGGCAAAGGTGGAAGTCGCGGAGGTGGTTGCGACGAAGAAGCCGGCAGTGGCCGAATTGCCGAGGAGCGACGCGCCCTCGACGGAAAGCCTCGCCCCCGGACTCGTCGTACCGATGCCGATGTTCCCTCCCGATACCGCAGAGCCGGTGCCGGTCACGCCGGTGCCGTAGATGAGGTTGCCGATGTTGAGCTGTCCCGAGAGCGTCGCGGACGGGAGCGAGATGTTGGTGCCGATGAGGATGTTCTGGCTGCCGGTGGTGAGGTTCGCGACGGCGGTCGAGGAGGTGGCGGCGCCGATGAGGATGTTGCCGGCGCCGGTCGTGACGTTGTACCCGGCCTGGGAGCCGAGGAAGGTGTTGAAGTCGGAGGCGTCGCCCAGGGAGTGGCCCGTGCGATAGCCGATATAGACGCCGTTCCTGTTGTTGAAGGAGCTGCCGGTATCAAGGACGAGGTTGCCGTTGCCGGCTTCGTACCCGATCGCGACGTTGCCGCCTATGGTCGACGAGGCGAATTCGAGGGCGGCCTTGCCGATCGCGACGTTGTTCGGGCTGTAGTAGCTCGAATAGAGGGCGCCGTCGCCGACGGAGACGTTCGAGCTGCCGCTGATGTTGTTCCACATGCTCTTGTACCCGACGGCGGTGTTGTAGAAGCCGTTGGCGGTGAAGCGGAGCGCCTTGTACCCGACGGCGGTGTTCTCCTCGCCGGTGTTTGCGGCGCCCGAGACCGTCGTGGTGCCGCCAAGCGCGTAGTATCCGAAGGCGGCGTTGTACGAGCCGGTGGTGTATTCGCGCATGGCGCCCTCGCCCGCGGCGGTGTTGTACGAGCCGGCGGTGTTGGACAGGAGGGTTTGATAGCCGAGGGCGGTGTTGTAGAAGCCGTTGTTGTTCGCGTTGAGGGCGTACCGGCCGAAGGCGGTGCTGCGGACGTCGCTTGCGGTTGTGGTCGCGTCGCCCCCGGCATTGAGGCCGAAGATGGTGGTTTCATTCGTCGTCGACGCATACCCAAGCAGGCGGTTGGCGATTTTGTATCCCGAGTATTGATCCGTATTGATGAAGCCGGCGACATCAAGGGGATTCGTGGGCGACACCGTATTGATGCCAAGCCTTCCGGCCCCGTTATTCCAGAAGAGGGCGCTTGCGGAGGTGTTGGGTGCCTGCGTGAGCTTCGTGCCGTCGGAGAAGACAACGCCGCCATTGTAGAAGGTGGTGGTCGCGGTGCCGCCGGAGGAAAGAGGCAGGGCGTTCGTAAGAGCAAGCGTGTTTGCGGTAAGCGTGGTGCCATTAAAGGTGAGGTTCGCGGAGTCGGTCAGAAGGCCGTTGGTTGTCGTGTATGGGACGCGGTTCGTGGTGAGATAGGTGTTGTACAGGCCGGAGGCGACGGAGGCGAGCGTGGTCGAGGCGTTCGGGAAAGTGGAGGCAATCGTGGTAGTGGCGGTGAAGAAGCCTGCGATCGCTTGGTTTCCAAGCGACGAGGAACCTTCGACGGAGAGGCGGTAGGCGGGAGTGGTGGAAGCTATACCGACGAAACCGGAGTTCATAATGACGAGTGCGCGCGTGCCGCTGCCGCCGGATGTCGCACCGTTGACATCGAACTCAAAACCAGGAACTACCGCGCTGGTATCTTGGTTCGTGAAATAGAATACTTTGGAACCGAATCCTTGAATCTGATGCGCGCTGCCGTTCGACTGGTTGATGGAGATATACTGGCCCGGGGCTGCATTGCGAGTGACGCGCAAACCTTCGTTTGCCGCAGTTGCGTTGATGTCAAGCGGGGCGCTTGGCGTAAAGGTGCGAATACCTACGTATCCGTTGCCGTTCGCGCTGCCGACATACAGCGACGGAGTCGAGCTTCCGGCGGCGCCGACGACGAATGCGGGAGTCGTGGACCCCATGCCGACCGAGAGCTGAGCGAATGGCGAGGAAGTGCCGATGCCGGCATTGCCTTGTACCAACAACCCGCTCACGGGAGGCGCAATACCGTAGCCGATGTCTATGCCGGCGCCCGCGAGCATATGCAGATTCCCAAGAGAGCTAACAACGAGCGCGGTCGAGGTGGCAAAACCCGCGGTCGAGGTCGAGAGAGCGAAGACGGGAGTTGTGCCGCCTGCGGTACCCGCAAGGGAGAGTTTCGCGTACGGAGAGGTAGTGCCGATGCCGAGTCTGCTGTTCGTCTTATCGAAGTAGAGTCCTCCCTGAGCGGATGCCTGCGAGAGTGTGCCGAGACCGGAGTCGTAGAACGTGACGCCGCCGTTGTAGAAGGTGGTGGTGCCGGTGCCGCCGCGGTCGACGGTGAGCGTGCCGGTGGTGTCGGAAAGTACGATGCCAAGCGAAGACGTGGCGGCAGCCGCGAGCGCGCCGTTGTTCCCGTATATAATCCCCGAAAGCGTTCCGAGGACCGGGTTGTTCGTAAACGTTTGTGTGCCGCCCCAGGTATTGCTTGTCGTGGTGCCAAATGCAAGCGATACGTTGTTCGTCAAGCGGACCAGCGGGTACGAGAATGTAAGAGGATTTTCGAAATCGGTGCCGGGGACTGCATGCTGGAAGTAACCGCCAGCGCCGACCTTCACGAGGCCGCTTGCCAAGTCGGTGACGGCAAGATTGAGCGTCGAGAGGGGCCCCGCGAAGGTCGAAGTCGCGCTCGTGGTCGCGATGAAGAAGCCGGCAGTCGCGTAATTGCCGAGCAGTGAGTGGCCTTCGACGGAGAGGCGCGCGCCGGGCGTCGTCGTCCCGATGCCCACATTGTTATTGAAATATGATTTGCCGTGCACCTCGAAGATGCTCACGAGCGAGGAAGTCGCACTGTCGCCAATGATGACAACATCTGACGTGTCGGTTGGATAGATCGCGAGACTGTCCGACGTGGTCGCCCATGCGCCCGCCCCGCCCCCTCCTCCAGTCGTCTGGTCGACTCCCCACTGCGGCAATCCGCCGCCCGACACCTTAAGCACCTGGCCGGAAACACCGAGGGGCAGTGCCGTGAGATCGCCATTGCCGTCGGCATAAAGCAGGTCGCCCGGGTTGTATGACGCGATGCCTGTGCCGCCGTTTGCCTGGCCGAGCACGTTGGTTACGTCCGGGCTTCCAAGATCGACAGAGCCGGTTGAAAGAACGCCGGCGGTCGCGCGCAGGATACCGGTCAGCGCAGTATTTACAGTACCCAGATTCGCGAGGGTCGTTATGTTCGGGAGCGTCGTGGTCGCGGTAAGCCGGTTATCGAAGAGCGTATTACTCCAATACTTGTTGACGGATCCTTGCGCTAGGGCATCGGTCGTCGTGGCGCTGAAGAAGTTGTAAAAGGGTACGCCGAAATTAGTAAGGTGGGTGGCGTCGAGATAGTAGCTTCCCTCCTGCCCGTCAAACGTGCCGGTCCAGTTGCCGGAGGCATCGGCAACGTAGTCGGTGCCAGGAACGGCATTTGCTACATAGCCGCCGGCTGCTGCCTTGAGAAGGCCGTTGTTCCCGGTAATCGCAAGCTGCGAAACGGAAAGCGGACCGGCGAAGGTAGAGGTCGCGCTCGTAGTGGCGGTGTAGTAATCGGCGACGACTTGGCCGGCGACGGACAGTTTGGCGTACGGCGATGTGGTGCCGATACCGACATTTCCTCCGGTTGTCGCAAGATAGGTATTGCCGGTAGAGGTGAACTGCGTCGAGCTTGCGCCTGCATTGAACTGCTGGAGCGC
It encodes:
- a CDS encoding immunoglobulin-like domain-containing protein, whose product is MVTESAGVVRSASAATIASIARHALETESRTSATRVALKESIAQSTDDLAHGALLPLTNATIAARETQMQIVPAQDSPWTSVALEWTPPEAFAEETKGNFSPRLSVSDRTSTPASLTAALEIPRAIFRSVYALGDMLGMRTGNALPALLGAYERSLYAWSDASPRVVAYVAKKEVAIGERMIGAKNTALAFDTGASMRIESFIPRVFGASGSEQALPAAAYAGAPLTEPEYIALFTYETIRSLFDRTAETIAYILTPPTVILPQVAYVSSGNVVTSATSTGAVDVPLVIHQTGPTYVTNQYIAPEGGASIAYVDAAIGGLRALLYQNIDSAVRSGARGGGTTVVQSGGGSGSVTSVDASGGTTGFSFAGGPVTSSGTLTLSGILDIDNGGTGIASAPAYGQVLLGDGAGGYDLVATSSLGIAAGGNPSWGNIIGTLSNQTDLQSALDAKLSLADWYATTTDGLDEGTNNLYWTNTRFDNRLSATTTLPNITTLANLGTIKTSLTGILKATAGALSAAVPGVDFENPLTFAYPLVRAVNNITLAFGTTTANTWGPVQTFTNAPILGALSGLVYGNNGTLATAATSTLGVTNGLAVSSGALGYQVGGTNVQIGLAPIAANSVLANQTGGSAVPAALATSSLGIALSDTTGTLAINRGGTGTSTVPTANKLLFSDANGNWEYVATSSLGINSAVWGSITGILSDQTDLQNALNAKFDASSFDASFYTYFHATTTDALAEGATNKYWSNTLFDNRLTATTTLPNITTLANLGTVSTSLTGVLKAAAGVLSVAVPGTDFENPLTFSYPLVRSANNVSLAFGTTTSNTWGGTQTFTNSPILGALSGLVYGNNGALSSAATTTITTSGALSFSSSDPVVLGSSPYALSLNNDATLQVSGGNLGINLANPNTWTALQQFNAGASSTQFTSTGNTYLATTGGNVGIGTTSPYAKLSVAGQVVADYYTATTSATSTFAGPLSVSQLAITGNNGLLKAAAGGYVANAVPGTDYVADASGNWTGTFDGQEGSYYLDATHLTNFGVPFYNFFSATTTDALAQGSVNKYWSNTLFDNRLTATTTLPNITTLANLGTVNTALTGILRATAGVLSTGSVDLGSPDVTNVLGQANGGTGIASYNPGDLLYADGNGDLTALPLGVSGQVLKVSGGGLPQWGVDQTTGGGGGAGAWATTSDSLAIYPTDTSDVVIIGDSATSSLVSIFEVHGKSYFNNNVGIGTTTPGARLSVEGHSLLGNYATAGFFIATTSATSTFAGPLSTLNLAVTDLASGLVKVGAGGYFQHAVPGTDFENPLTFSYPLVRLTNNVSLAFGTTTSNTWGGTQTFTNNPVLGTLSGIIYGNNGALAAAATSSLGIVLSDTTGTLTVDRGGTGTTTFYNGGVTFYDSGLGTLSQASAQGGLYFDKTNSRLGIGTTSPYAKLSLAGTAGGTTPVFALSTSTAGFATSTALVVSSLGNLHMLAGAGIDIGYGIAPPVSGLLVQGNAGIGTSSPFAQLSVGMGSTTPAFVVGAAGSSTPSLYVGSANGNGYVGIRTFTPSAPLDINATAANEGLRVTRNAAPGQYISINQSNGSAHQIQGFGSKVFYFTNQDTSAVVPGFEFDVNGATSGGSGTRALVIMNSGFVGIASTTPAYRLSVEGSSSLGNQAIAGFFTATTTIASTFPNASTTLASVASGLYNTYLTTNRVPYTTTNGLLTDSANLTFNGTTLTANTLALTNALPLSSGGTATTTFYNGGVVFSDGTKLTQAPNTSASALFWNNGAGRLGINTVSPTNPLDVAGFINTDQYSGYKIANRLLGYASTTNETTIFGLNAGGDATTTASDVRSTAFGRYALNANNNGFYNTALGYQTLLSNTAGSYNTAAGEGAMREYTTGSYNAAFGYYALGGTTTVSGAANTGEENTAVGYKALRFTANGFYNTAVGYKSMWNNISGSSNVSVGDGALYSSYYSPNNVAIGKAALEFASSTIGGNVAIGYEAGNGNLVLDTGSSFNNRNGVYIGYRTGHSLGDASDFNTFLGSQAGYNVTTGAGNILIGAATSSTAVANLTTGSQNILIGTNISLPSATLSGQLNIGNLIYGTGVTGTGSAVSGGNIGIGTTSPGARLSVEGASLLGNSATAGFFVATTSATSTFAGPLSIPNLAITGNSGLLKASAGGYITNAAPGTDFENPLTFSYPLVRLVNNVSLAFGTTTANNWSQLQQFFGNASTSQLTATSSAYFATLGGSVGIGTVVPAATLAVVGDMTVGSSGTVGAGGYLQRLYSTTNSSMQSLYYQAANSSGPVQSFQKYRGSGTEISNNDDLGTVAFYGVDSTGSSQLYAQILAEADAATATGGDAPGRLSFFTTPDGSATPVQRLVIKNTGNVGIGTTTPGARLAVEGASLLGNFASAGFFLATTSATSTFAGPLSTLNLAITNIASGNLLKTGAGGYVVPAVAGTDYLTSASGITSVTPQFGSAITGALTLASSTSGTDFSITGSGNTVTFNLPTASASNRGLLSSTDWSTFNGKQAAGNYITALTGDVTASGPGSAAATLATVNANVGSFTNASITVNGKGLITAASSGATPEVPLAFAWPLVRLINTISFNGLSTSTPAVVGNIPYFSGPNTFANVATGTVSNGTGISVTAGQSVIGSGLTITNTGVTSLLQGNLGIGLSGATGAVTISNNGVLSLTGTPNQITASASTGDITLSIPSQFNIQNASTTNFSANTLAVGATGTTTISATGTVTTPSLTIGSLTGPLQAINGLVSATSTLSAAFGGTGTTTFYNGGVVFSDGTKLTQAPNTSSSALFWDNANGRLGIGSTTPSATLSVGGFLALGSTPTTTPASPGTFAFDGTYLYAKAGIGTTTAAGNPITDGWFNLGLGNQVDVFLVAGQSNMLGPGDAETAPVAPLGQVMQYWHGQILNEDSLAGTSNDDGAWASFALTYYRATGRRVAFVNGARGSTSQVAAACYGNCKGTWDTTGEFFSGSVGTTTAALGAFRQAGYTPVFKGVLWGQGGTDGVAINDNTPGVSQASYEAALKTMIANYRARFGANMPFYIFRSGTLLTMSDLGQSQVRAAQEDVAANDFNTRIVFASDLDYPSLNYIEDDLGHYNQNGNQIMGRIAATNVVTGGAMTFFQHSATSTKSIYYTEGNVGIGTTTPFANLAVQNPFGSITPFILAVASSTNRFGTTSTMFLNVTNAGNVGIGTTSPYAKLSVAGQAVAAYFTSTTTTASVFPNASTTQLSVASGLYNTYLTTNRVPYTTTAGLLTDSANLTFDGTTLTANTLNLASMLTVPNGGTGTTTFYNGGVVFSDGTKLTQSAAPRNFFWDETNKRLGIGNASPSYPLDVAGFVNTDQYSGYKQAGNTVLYASTTNSSLALGASSAAAWMSATSTITDNIAIGQGALAAAPANILPGHLFAAIRNVGIGTNALAANSGGDSNTAVGYSALFSNTSGLDNTAIGAGALALTTTGYYNTAVGLAALQTNVSGFHNTAIGMGAGRFIADGTTPNQTASDSTYLGYGAFPLAAGGANEIVIGYNAVGNGSNSATLGNTGIARTILNGNVGVGTSTPGARLSIEGASLLGNSATAGFFIATTSATSTFAGPISIPNLAITGNSGILKASTGGYIVNAVPGTDYLTSSTGVTSVSNVDGTLTITPTTGAVIASLNVANPNTWTGLQQFSANASSTQFTSTGNTYLATGGGFTMIGTTTAPYTTQVGSPILSVAGSIQVGKQGNNSNGIDFIRTDGTSGTAYARWVGSSNSVFGISNSSSSGVLRLLVDASNGNSIQLYGKSNVEIARADVATNNFAIGSTSPFARLSVNGASGGTIPLFVIASSTTATASTTALQVSALGNLHMLGGTGIDIGYGIAPPTNGLLVQGNVGIGTTSPYSLLSISNSVSTPANTPLFTIASTTAGTATSTFMTVLANGNVGIGTTSPANSLEVHGNLYADNGGAVTYSVIGTSNVKGTAPGTNDTLFVGTTSANINMRGLFVVVNASSTPATATIQGLNTQVVWSGLANNVSGGAQGGGLRNRITVSNTSVGYGVNQMSGLTIQNAVSGTLATSTNASNYHSEAPSVDTGNLITNFRGFWQRNTSIGAGTLTNSIGVNVESLANGTNNTELLLGTATAPSGNYAIYQADAYTNYFAGKVGIASSTPGALLAVHANNGALYPGNNLFAIGSSTASATTTLFKVDNAGNATFSGPGGTCVINGSGACTSDSRLKKNIEAITGEEALSKLSLISGVTYNWRDPLLSQGQQVGIIAQDVAKAFPQLTGTVETQLNGVTGTYYTVNYAGLVSPLISAVNALNARTGFIRNAAASSTVPALAVDAAGNIGIRTGATNRALSVSGDIGISGTVYADGFALPAGSFASVAANLGFASTSLPSVVLTEDASGIDLYKLATYSLGSLQSISAELLAIGARMDSLEDRIARLEDGSIGMDAAPGTFASSTLASALEGFGAFVREGIAQFGTLVADRFVAAADSAGNSSAGSGMILAGNTAVEIENVYAAPSDKIFVTFTGAVNGGWYLADKKNGSFRIRLEKAQQSDVSFDYFIVGTKGQVATSTAAAVISEEDEAGDSSPANWTPETDIPPPPTGNNGGAGASSPDTLAPVITLAGDAETHLAQGAVWEDPGASASDDRDGDLTPDITKDGAVDTATPGSYTVTYRVADAAGNEAHASRAVTVIAPPVSPAPEEPPAPGPEAEPAP